In the genome of Flavobacterium panacagri, one region contains:
- a CDS encoding SusC/RagA family TonB-linked outer membrane protein — translation MKQNKPVKMFCREGKYLKLVVLLLMCILSTTASAQESSITGKVVDNAGLPLPGVNVHVKGSTKGTQTDFDGNFTISTAPKSTLVFSFIGMDEVSVETENKKNLKVVLKPSSQALDEIIVVGYGTKKKSDVISSVASVKPGDMTKVATSDVGEMLRGKAAGVQVSLNDGGPGSSSSIQIRGKKSINGSNEPIVIADGIVIGNINDINANDIASLEILKDAAAQSIYGARASNGVILITTKRGKTGKAKISYNGFSGVQTINRNFDVYSGEEFAQLKREAYRTSNGGVYRPDDQVFTPLELESVQSGKYIDWEKLVLRTGVTNNHSVSISSGTEKTSIFSSINYINTSGVIANSDYDKVAMRVNVDQRITDWLKVGMNVSLQYSESNRPNVGNILNNAINTSPLGQVYNEDGSFRYLPGGIQETPNPLIDVYETNTNELNRNDIMNIFLDINLAKGFTYKLNASRRSWNYKAMSFNSSKSLSGIANSGQGSGYIRFQDNVEYQLSNILHYNLNVAEKNHFNVTGVYEITSSEYNDFRNSASRIPSDILGIYGLESAFLNTPEIGGNERSLISFAGKLEYDFDSKYYFTVSGRADGSSVFGANNKWGFFPAVNAAWNVSNEEFMREHVPVISNLKLRASYGKVGNQPKDPYQSMATATQRDYIINGVKVSGYVPGSQLSNPDLRWETSTQLNLAADFGLFKNRLNGTVEVYNTDTSDLLIYETLNANTGYTTKLSNIGKVNNKGLEVTLNGDAIKTKDFRLNLGATFTKNKNSIVSIYGKDADGDGREDDAVGNLWFIGKPIDVYYRYKAVGIYQEGENIPLVTGTTLYPGDIKLWDADPSNGANPNPDQDRVITSKMPDWFGTFSVALEYKQFDFSADIYTVQGVTRDNLFLYDYVRGGSLRGVKNGIKQDYWTPENPGGNWPRPRDGNDPPYINTLGLQDASYIRLQNVSVGFKFPESTLKPLGLSNMRLYVTGSNLVTLTDYQSYSPEKEIYDYPEPVTCVIGLQVGF, via the coding sequence ATGAAACAAAACAAACCTGTAAAGATGTTTTGCCGTGAAGGAAAATATCTCAAACTAGTTGTATTACTTCTGATGTGTATTCTCTCAACCACTGCGAGTGCACAAGAAAGTTCGATTACTGGAAAAGTAGTCGATAATGCAGGATTGCCTCTTCCGGGTGTAAACGTTCACGTTAAAGGAAGTACAAAAGGAACCCAAACCGATTTCGACGGTAACTTCACAATCAGTACTGCCCCAAAAAGTACACTTGTATTCTCTTTCATCGGAATGGATGAGGTTTCGGTGGAAACCGAAAACAAGAAAAACCTAAAAGTAGTTTTAAAACCAAGTTCTCAAGCCTTAGACGAAATCATCGTTGTAGGTTATGGCACCAAAAAGAAAAGCGACGTAATCAGTTCTGTGGCTTCGGTAAAACCGGGTGACATGACCAAAGTAGCAACTTCAGATGTTGGAGAAATGCTTCGTGGTAAAGCTGCCGGAGTACAAGTAAGTTTAAATGATGGCGGACCGGGAAGTTCTTCTTCCATCCAAATTAGAGGAAAAAAATCGATTAATGGAAGCAACGAGCCAATTGTTATTGCAGACGGAATCGTAATTGGAAACATTAATGATATTAATGCCAACGATATTGCTTCTCTAGAAATCTTAAAAGATGCCGCTGCTCAATCTATTTATGGAGCAAGAGCTTCAAATGGTGTAATCTTAATTACGACTAAAAGAGGAAAAACAGGAAAGGCAAAAATCTCTTATAATGGTTTTTCGGGAGTTCAGACCATCAATAGAAATTTTGATGTTTACAGTGGAGAAGAATTTGCACAGCTAAAAAGAGAAGCCTACAGAACAAGCAATGGTGGAGTTTACAGACCAGACGATCAGGTTTTTACTCCTTTAGAATTGGAATCTGTTCAATCTGGAAAATATATTGATTGGGAAAAACTGGTTTTAAGAACGGGCGTAACCAATAACCATAGTGTGAGCATTTCATCTGGAACAGAGAAAACTAGTATTTTTTCTAGTATCAACTACATCAATACTTCTGGAGTAATTGCTAATTCGGATTACGATAAGGTAGCGATGCGAGTAAATGTCGATCAAAGAATTACAGATTGGCTGAAAGTAGGAATGAATGTTTCGCTTCAGTATTCAGAATCGAACCGTCCGAATGTGGGGAATATTTTGAATAATGCGATTAATACCTCGCCATTAGGACAGGTTTATAATGAAGATGGTTCTTTCCGTTATCTGCCGGGAGGAATTCAGGAAACACCAAATCCCTTGATTGATGTTTACGAAACCAATACAAACGAATTAAATCGTAACGATATCATGAACATCTTTTTGGATATTAATCTGGCAAAAGGTTTTACTTATAAATTGAATGCCAGCCGTAGATCGTGGAATTACAAAGCGATGTCTTTCAATTCTTCAAAATCACTTTCAGGAATTGCAAACTCAGGACAAGGAAGCGGTTATATTCGTTTTCAGGATAACGTAGAATATCAATTGAGTAATATTTTGCATTATAATTTAAATGTAGCCGAAAAAAATCATTTTAACGTAACTGGAGTTTATGAGATTACTTCTTCGGAATACAATGATTTTAGAAACTCAGCAAGCAGAATTCCGAGTGATATTCTTGGGATTTACGGTTTAGAAAGTGCTTTCTTAAATACGCCTGAAATTGGAGGAAATGAAAGATCGCTGATTTCTTTCGCAGGAAAATTAGAGTACGATTTCGACAGCAAATATTATTTTACAGTTTCAGGAAGAGCTGATGGATCTTCTGTTTTTGGAGCCAATAATAAATGGGGATTCTTCCCGGCTGTCAATGCAGCATGGAATGTTTCGAATGAAGAATTCATGAGAGAGCACGTTCCAGTAATCAGCAACTTGAAATTAAGAGCAAGTTATGGTAAAGTAGGAAACCAGCCGAAAGATCCGTATCAAAGTATGGCAACGGCAACTCAGAGAGATTACATTATCAATGGTGTAAAAGTTTCGGGTTATGTGCCAGGTTCGCAATTATCCAATCCAGATTTAAGATGGGAAACTTCTACTCAATTAAACTTGGCTGCCGATTTCGGTTTATTCAAAAATAGATTGAATGGAACAGTTGAGGTTTACAATACCGATACTTCAGATTTATTGATTTATGAAACGCTTAACGCGAATACAGGTTACACGACCAAACTTTCTAATATTGGAAAAGTCAACAATAAAGGTTTGGAAGTGACTTTGAATGGCGATGCAATTAAAACAAAAGATTTTAGACTGAATCTGGGAGCCACGTTTACTAAAAACAAAAACAGCATTGTAAGTATCTACGGAAAAGATGCAGACGGAGACGGAAGAGAAGATGATGCTGTTGGAAACTTATGGTTTATTGGAAAACCGATTGATGTTTATTACAGATACAAAGCAGTTGGAATTTATCAGGAAGGAGAAAATATTCCGCTGGTAACAGGAACTACTTTATATCCTGGAGATATAAAATTGTGGGACGCAGATCCGTCAAATGGAGCCAATCCAAATCCAGATCAAGACAGAGTAATTACGTCTAAAATGCCGGATTGGTTCGGAACTTTCTCTGTGGCGTTAGAATATAAACAATTTGATTTTTCAGCAGATATTTATACTGTTCAGGGAGTTACAAGAGACAACTTATTCTTATACGATTATGTTCGTGGAGGTTCTTTACGAGGAGTGAAAAACGGTATCAAACAAGATTATTGGACACCAGAAAATCCAGGAGGAAACTGGCCGAGACCAAGAGACGGAAATGATCCGCCGTACATCAATACTCTAGGATTGCAAGATGCCTCATACATTCGTTTACAAAACGTTTCAGTTGGATTTAAATTCCCGGAAAGTACGCTGAAACCATTAGGATTAAGCAATATGAGACTTTACGTAACAGGAAGTAATTTGGTTACCCTTACCGATTACCAATCGTATAGTCCAGAAAAAGAAATATACGATTATCCAGAACCTGTTACTTGTGTTATCGGATTGCAGGTAGGTTTCTAA
- a CDS encoding RagB/SusD family nutrient uptake outer membrane protein: MKNINFLFVLIFGLSLGLTSCEDFLEETVKDQVSVDYIYNSPAGLEVGVNALYNQMRFYNLPSGDNSDLWANVFFMVATDLGLHRTWNTPYGTGHNPQSFTGSKWIQGYKIIDRCSAIITSARSIKMDEAAKKRLVAQARVIRGELYLDLKQMYGGILIDTIPTTPQNINDPVEYKVASDADVYKLIDGDLDYAIANLPFKVDPGRYGQGVARHIRGKSALWQQDWTEAATQFDAIINDGTHGLVNLIDVWGQNGNHKESLFTYQKDFLLGPDDNLAGGGGSWLSSVFTHRTYELNTSELVQDVAYGGQALGWFYPNNYLKSLYDQTNDLRFKTYYYSDNYQDYKINVPSNPKFGQPITNPAIAAPNGNYRAWHWSLKKYHDSEKLPMTSNSYKDYMYYRLAETYLLASEAYHNLGNDTKALAYLNKVRRRGYTGNPESTVTTFDLTAWTLNNYLDESARELAFENNRWFLLKRLGLLVERQNLYFRSSPSGTISGEVQLKMTPAMVNMPIPQSQIDLMGKPAGFNVGYN; the protein is encoded by the coding sequence ATGAAAAATATAAATTTTCTATTTGTTTTGATTTTCGGACTTTCTTTAGGACTTACTTCGTGCGAAGATTTTCTGGAGGAAACAGTAAAAGATCAGGTTTCAGTAGATTATATCTACAATTCTCCGGCTGGTTTAGAAGTTGGAGTTAATGCACTTTACAACCAGATGCGTTTTTACAATCTGCCATCTGGGGACAACAGCGATTTATGGGCCAATGTATTCTTTATGGTGGCAACCGATTTAGGTTTGCACAGAACATGGAATACACCTTACGGAACTGGTCATAACCCACAGTCGTTTACAGGTTCAAAATGGATTCAGGGATATAAAATCATTGACAGATGTTCGGCTATTATTACTTCGGCAAGATCTATAAAAATGGATGAAGCTGCTAAGAAAAGATTAGTAGCACAGGCTCGTGTAATTAGAGGCGAATTGTATTTGGATTTAAAACAAATGTATGGCGGCATTCTAATCGATACGATTCCAACAACACCTCAAAACATCAACGATCCAGTTGAATATAAAGTAGCCAGCGATGCAGATGTTTACAAATTAATTGATGGAGATTTGGATTATGCAATTGCCAACCTTCCTTTTAAAGTAGATCCAGGACGTTACGGACAAGGTGTTGCCAGACACATTCGCGGTAAAAGCGCTTTATGGCAGCAAGACTGGACAGAAGCAGCAACACAATTTGATGCCATTATTAATGATGGAACTCATGGTTTGGTAAACCTTATTGATGTTTGGGGACAAAACGGAAATCATAAAGAATCACTGTTTACCTATCAAAAAGACTTTTTATTAGGGCCTGATGATAATTTAGCCGGAGGCGGTGGTTCTTGGTTGAGCAGTGTTTTTACCCACAGAACTTACGAATTGAATACAAGCGAATTGGTTCAGGATGTGGCTTACGGAGGTCAGGCTTTAGGATGGTTTTATCCGAATAATTATTTGAAATCATTATACGATCAGACAAATGACTTGAGATTTAAAACGTATTATTATTCAGATAATTATCAAGATTATAAAATCAACGTTCCAAGTAATCCAAAATTTGGACAGCCAATTACCAATCCAGCCATTGCAGCGCCAAACGGAAACTATAGAGCTTGGCATTGGAGTTTAAAGAAATATCATGATTCAGAAAAACTGCCAATGACTTCAAATAGTTACAAAGATTATATGTATTACAGATTAGCTGAAACTTATTTATTGGCTTCTGAAGCGTATCATAATTTAGGTAATGATACTAAAGCTTTGGCTTATTTAAACAAAGTAAGAAGGAGAGGATACACTGGAAATCCTGAAAGCACTGTAACCACTTTTGATTTGACAGCTTGGACATTAAATAATTATTTAGACGAATCAGCAAGAGAATTAGCATTTGAAAATAACAGATGGTTTCTGTTGAAAAGACTTGGACTTTTGGTCGAAAGACAAAATTTATATTTCCGTTCAAGTCCATCAGGAACTATTTCTGGAGAAGTACAATTGAAAATGACTCCAGCAATGGTAAACATGCCAATTCCACAGAGTCAAATCGATTTAATGGGAAAACCAGCAGGTTTTAATGTTGGGTACAATTAA
- a CDS encoding endo-1,4-beta-xylanase: MINKKYILGILTVLLFASCSNDEKVVFINADEGDTGNPNPITQTLKEKAKFKIGAAVKMRDLQNEANFKNAVLKHYNQISAEFEMKMATIWSSSTAYNYTAADYLVGFAKDNNMEVHGHTLVWYDSFPEWFKNAKYDSIAFESKVKIYITDVVGRYKGRVKSWDVVNEVFADGGAMRNETVINSLFKDPIGFYGRCFRYAKAADPDAKLFYNDYSVVLDAGKRASIKKMVTRFKANGVPIDGIGDQFHYATDTNRQTMKTGFTDMASTGLLIHISELDIKVNTSKSDSYVFNDAEAQKQSETYKYITTMYEELPQNQKFAITTWGVTDKYTWLTSFWHYKEYPLLLDADYNKKPAYQGFLEGLK, translated from the coding sequence ATGATAAATAAAAAATATATTCTTGGTATACTTACCGTTTTGTTGTTTGCATCCTGCAGCAACGACGAAAAAGTAGTTTTTATTAATGCAGATGAAGGCGATACAGGAAATCCAAATCCGATTACGCAGACTTTAAAAGAAAAAGCAAAGTTTAAAATTGGAGCCGCAGTCAAAATGAGAGATTTGCAAAATGAAGCCAATTTTAAAAATGCTGTTTTAAAACATTACAATCAAATTTCGGCAGAATTTGAAATGAAAATGGCCACTATTTGGTCTTCTTCAACGGCTTACAATTATACTGCAGCCGATTATTTAGTTGGTTTTGCCAAAGACAATAATATGGAAGTTCACGGACATACTTTAGTTTGGTATGATTCATTTCCAGAATGGTTTAAAAATGCCAAATACGATTCTATTGCCTTCGAGTCAAAAGTGAAAATTTACATAACCGATGTTGTTGGGCGTTATAAAGGCAGAGTAAAAAGCTGGGACGTTGTCAACGAAGTTTTTGCAGATGGTGGAGCTATGCGAAACGAAACCGTAATAAACTCATTATTTAAAGATCCAATAGGTTTTTATGGAAGATGTTTTAGATATGCGAAAGCAGCAGATCCAGACGCCAAATTGTTTTACAACGATTACAGCGTAGTGCTGGATGCAGGAAAAAGAGCATCCATCAAAAAAATGGTGACCAGATTCAAAGCCAACGGAGTGCCTATTGATGGTATTGGAGATCAGTTTCACTATGCTACAGACACCAACAGGCAGACTATGAAAACCGGTTTTACAGATATGGCTTCGACAGGATTGTTAATTCATATTTCAGAATTAGATATCAAAGTCAATACAAGTAAATCTGATTCCTATGTTTTTAATGATGCCGAAGCTCAAAAACAGTCAGAAACCTACAAGTACATCACGACTATGTATGAAGAATTGCCTCAAAACCAAAAATTTGCCATTACAACTTGGGGAGTAACCGATAAATATACTTGGCTGACAAGCTTTTGGCATTATAAAGAATATCCATTGCTTTTAGATGCTGACTATAATAAAAAACCAGCTTACCAAGGATTTTTAGAAGGATTGAAATAG